The following is a genomic window from Halodesulfovibrio marinisediminis DSM 17456.
GTCTACCCACTGGAGCAGGAACATTACGCTACCGGGTGCTGCATCCGCCACAAGGGTGGCTTTGCCGAAGAGTGCTTTACAGAGCCCGATGGCAACAGCTTCTTTTTTGTGGATGAAGAGCATCCAAAGCATGGATACGGTAAATCCGCCTACCATTGAGAGCTTGGCTCCAGCTTTGGTCATACCCTTCCAGTAGAGGCCGAATATATAGGCAGGAAGGAATGCTGCACCAGTAAGACCGAAGAAGAATGCAGTTGCACGCGCAACGATGGACGGTGGCAGGAGCCACGCCCAGACCAGTGTTGCGAGGATAGTGGCAAAGATGCCGAGCTGGTTTACCTGCTTTGTATCACGCTTGGTAGGCATGACAACCTGTGAGACATCGTTTGCGAGAGATGTTCCGCCAATGTGGAACTGGCTGGAAAGGGTAGACATGGCTGCGGCGAACATGGCGAGCAGGAATGCTGCTGAGAACCACGGCGGCATAATGCTCTCAATGAAGACAGGAATAATCTTGTCGAGGTTACCGCCAGCCATTTGAATGCTGATCTTACCAAATTTTTCAAGGAAGATTGCGTTGGAAAGCGCGCCTACTACGAAGATAACGAATACTGTGAGCAGAAGAAAAATAGCACCGTAGAGTACTGCTCGGTTGAGTTCTCTATCGCTGGATACGGTCATGAAACGTACGGCGAGCTGTGGTTGTGCGAGTACGCCGATGCCTACACCGTATACAAGTGTTGTGTAGATAACGAGCCAAAGTGGAGTGCCTTGCGCGGAACCTTGTGTCCAACCGAGGATGCCGCCCTTTTGAAGCGCCTGCGGCATGAGGTGGGACATGGCAGTGAGCTTTTCATGTGCGGGAACGACACCACCGAGGAGGTAGTATGTGTAGCCGATAAGGAAGAGCATCATCGCTGCCATGATGGTTCCTTGGAACGCGTCAGTGTACATTACTGCTTTCATGCCACCAGTTATGACATAGACGGATAGAAT
Proteins encoded in this region:
- a CDS encoding sodium:solute symporter family protein, with amino-acid sequence MAVKIITAMLYFAAVFYLGWKGWKETKGTSDYMLAGRSVNPFIMAMSYGATFVSTSAIIGFGGVAAMFGMPLLWLAFLTIFVGVFIAMVFLGKRTRRMGLTLNCHTFPELLGKRYNSKFVQSFSGGIIFFFIPVYAAAVLTGICRMTEVSLGLPYEWMLIGITAILSVYVITGGMKAVMYTDAFQGTIMAAMMLFLIGYTYYLLGGVVPAHEKLTAMSHLMPQALQKGGILGWTQGSAQGTPLWLVIYTTLVYGVGIGVLAQPQLAVRFMTVSSDRELNRAVLYGAIFLLLTVFVIFVVGALSNAIFLEKFGKISIQMAGGNLDKIIPVFIESIMPPWFSAAFLLAMFAAAMSTLSSQFHIGGTSLANDVSQVVMPTKRDTKQVNQLGIFATILATLVWAWLLPPSIVARATAFFFGLTGAAFLPAYIFGLYWKGMTKAGAKLSMVGGFTVSMLWMLFIHKKEAVAIGLCKALFGKATLVADAAPGSVMFLLQWVDPNVVALPVSMTIAVVASLLSRSLAEDHIQFCWQNN